A portion of the Sphingobacterium spiritivorum genome contains these proteins:
- the nagB gene encoding glucosamine-6-phosphate deaminase, with amino-acid sequence MARLNLLEETRFEKVPVSVYPDQDTASKVVAKRIADIIRAKQENGEQAVLGLATGATPVKVYAELIRLHKEEGLSFKNVVTFNLDEYYPMQPDAAQSYVTFMNNKLFDHVDIDKANINIPDGTLDAKDVQAFCAAYEQKITDCGGLDIQILGIGRTGHIGFNEPGSAPNSGTRLVTLDDLTRRDASRDFGGKDNVPRKAITMGVGTIFKAREIILMAWSGNKAEIIKKAVEGEISSEIPATYLQLSDSVEFILDTDAASLLTRFDRPWLAEDVEWTPELTKKAVVWLALEVKKPILKLQEEDYNSHGMAKLVTEEGPAYTINIRIFNELQHTITGWPGGKPNVDDSQRPERANPAKKTSIVFSPHPDDDVISMGGTFIRLADQGHDVHVAYQTSGNTAVWDDDVVRYLEFAEDFANEMGIDASKIKALYDESRDIFASKKPNQIDTDIVRKIKALIRKGEAIAGARFVGLPASNIHFQDLPFYDRQKFSKNVSFEDDIVQTMELLRKVKPHQIFAAGDFADPHGTHRICFDIILEAVKRLRQTDEWTKDCWLWLYRGAWHEFPIHEIEMAVPLSPQEVYRKRLAIFKHQSQKDLPVFPGDDPREFWVRAEDRTSETASLYDQLGLADYEAIEAFVRWKFD; translated from the coding sequence ATGGCTAGATTAAATTTGTTGGAAGAGACACGCTTCGAAAAAGTTCCAGTAAGTGTGTACCCTGACCAGGATACGGCATCAAAGGTTGTTGCCAAACGTATCGCTGATATTATCCGGGCTAAGCAAGAGAATGGCGAACAGGCTGTTCTTGGATTGGCAACAGGTGCTACTCCTGTAAAAGTGTATGCGGAATTGATCCGGCTGCATAAGGAGGAGGGATTGAGTTTCAAAAATGTAGTGACGTTTAACTTGGACGAATACTACCCGATGCAACCAGATGCTGCGCAGAGCTATGTGACATTTATGAATAATAAATTATTTGATCATGTAGACATCGATAAAGCAAATATCAACATACCTGACGGTACACTGGATGCAAAAGATGTACAGGCATTCTGTGCAGCTTACGAGCAAAAAATTACAGATTGCGGAGGTCTTGATATTCAGATTCTGGGTATTGGACGTACGGGTCACATTGGTTTCAATGAGCCGGGTTCAGCTCCGAATTCAGGAACACGTCTGGTTACATTAGATGATCTTACACGTCGTGATGCATCCAGAGATTTTGGTGGTAAAGATAATGTACCTCGCAAAGCAATCACAATGGGTGTCGGTACGATCTTCAAAGCCAGAGAGATTATTCTGATGGCATGGAGTGGAAATAAAGCCGAAATCATTAAAAAAGCTGTTGAAGGTGAAATTTCTTCAGAAATTCCGGCTACTTACCTGCAATTATCGGATAGTGTAGAGTTTATTCTGGATACAGATGCAGCATCTTTATTGACTCGTTTTGACAGACCCTGGTTAGCAGAAGATGTAGAGTGGACGCCTGAACTGACAAAGAAGGCAGTTGTTTGGCTGGCTTTAGAAGTGAAAAAACCAATCTTAAAACTTCAGGAAGAAGATTATAACAGTCACGGAATGGCTAAGCTTGTAACCGAAGAAGGGCCTGCTTATACCATCAATATCCGTATTTTTAATGAATTGCAGCACACGATTACCGGCTGGCCGGGGGGTAAACCAAATGTAGATGATTCTCAACGTCCGGAACGTGCTAATCCGGCAAAGAAAACATCTATCGTATTTTCTCCACACCCCGATGATGATGTGATCTCTATGGGAGGAACATTTATCCGTCTTGCGGATCAGGGACATGATGTACATGTAGCTTATCAGACCAGTGGTAATACAGCAGTATGGGATGATGATGTGGTGAGATACCTGGAATTTGCAGAAGATTTTGCAAATGAAATGGGTATTGATGCAAGTAAAATCAAAGCTTTATATGATGAAAGCCGTGATATCTTCGCCAGTAAAAAACCAAATCAGATCGATACAGACATTGTTCGTAAGATAAAAGCATTAATCCGTAAAGGAGAGGCAATCGCAGGAGCACGATTTGTTGGTCTTCCGGCATCAAATATTCACTTTCAGGATCTTCCGTTTTACGACAGACAGAAATTTTCTAAAAATGTATCTTTTGAAGATGATATCGTTCAGACGATGGAACTGTTGCGTAAAGTAAAACCTCATCAGATTTTTGCTGCAGGTGACTTTGCCGATCCGCATGGAACACACCGGATTTGTTTTGACATTATTCTGGAAGCCGTAAAAAGATTACGTCAGACAGATGAGTGGACAAAAGATTGTTGGTTGTGGTTGTACCGTGGAGCATGGCACGAATTTCCGATCCATGAGATCGAAATGGCTGTTCCGTTGTCTCCGCAAGAGGTGTACCGCAAGCGCTTGGCTATATTCAAACACCAGTCGCAGAAAGATCTTCCTGTTTTCCCGGGCGACGATCCGCGTGAATTCTGGGTGCGTGCAGAAGACCGTACAAGTGAAACCGCTTCACTTTATGACCAGTTAGGTCTGGCAGATTACGAAGCGATTGAAGCTTTTGTAAGATGGAAATTCGATTAA